A region from the Gammaproteobacteria bacterium genome encodes:
- a CDS encoding AMP-binding protein, whose protein sequence is MEHDTALDTFPRLLQSHVKLRPNQDAIREKALGIWQSWTWAEAATEIRALACGLASLGLKRGDKLAIIGDNRPHLYWGMTAAQALGAVPVPLYQDAVADEMAYVLDNADVKIALVEDQEQVDKMLEVRNRCPKIEHVIFDDTRGLRHYEQDFLHDYEKIQQVGIEFDHDHPDFYDQQVAAGSGKEISIMLYTSGTTGHPKGVMLSNDNVIITARNGIIREGLTANEEVLAYLPMAWVGDNLFSYAQSFVAGFCVSCPEDATTVAHDLREIGPTYYFAPPRVYENMLTQVMIRMEDAAKIKRDIFHYFMEHARKVGVKILNREPVSLKDSLLYKLGDILVYGPLKDVLGLRRTRLAYTAGEAIGPEIFDFYRSLGINIKQLYGQTECMVFICVQPDGEVFADTVGTPAIDVEIKIDDNGEIMYRSPGVFQSYYKNPESTASTKTEDGWVHTGDAGFFDDDNGHLKIIDRAKDVGKLNDGTLFAPKYIENKLKFFSFIKEAVVYGNERDFSTAFINIDLDAVGNWAERRNMAYSGYIDLAGQDDVYQLIKECIDKVNRDLSQDSRLGNSQIRRFLILHKELDADDGELTRTRKVRRNFVGDRYDILVDALYSDRQQCHVETQVTFEDGRTGMLEADIKIWDAAVFPVRTLAQDAAA, encoded by the coding sequence ATGGAACACGACACGGCGCTGGACACTTTTCCCAGGCTATTGCAAAGCCATGTAAAGCTGCGTCCGAACCAGGACGCGATCCGCGAAAAAGCCCTCGGAATCTGGCAATCCTGGACCTGGGCCGAGGCGGCCACCGAGATTCGGGCCCTCGCCTGTGGCCTGGCGAGCCTTGGGCTGAAACGCGGTGACAAGCTTGCGATTATCGGCGACAACCGCCCTCATCTTTACTGGGGCATGACCGCGGCGCAGGCGCTGGGGGCAGTTCCGGTGCCGCTCTACCAGGACGCGGTTGCCGATGAAATGGCTTACGTGCTCGATAACGCCGACGTCAAGATCGCGCTGGTGGAGGACCAAGAGCAGGTCGACAAGATGCTCGAGGTAAGGAATCGATGCCCGAAGATTGAACACGTTATTTTCGATGACACCCGCGGATTGCGTCACTACGAGCAGGATTTCCTGCACGACTACGAAAAAATACAGCAGGTCGGTATCGAATTCGACCATGATCACCCCGACTTTTATGACCAGCAGGTAGCAGCGGGTAGCGGTAAGGAAATCTCGATCATGCTCTACACCTCAGGTACCACGGGCCATCCCAAGGGAGTCATGCTGAGCAACGACAACGTCATTATCACCGCGCGTAACGGCATCATTCGCGAGGGGCTGACGGCGAACGAAGAAGTGCTAGCTTACCTGCCGATGGCCTGGGTCGGGGACAACCTGTTTTCCTATGCACAATCCTTCGTTGCCGGATTTTGCGTGAGCTGTCCGGAAGATGCGACCACGGTTGCCCACGACCTGCGCGAAATCGGTCCGACCTATTATTTCGCCCCACCCCGCGTCTACGAAAACATGCTCACCCAGGTCATGATTCGGATGGAGGACGCGGCCAAAATCAAACGCGATATCTTTCACTACTTCATGGAGCATGCGCGTAAGGTCGGGGTCAAGATCCTGAACCGTGAACCGGTATCGCTTAAGGATTCGTTACTTTACAAGCTCGGCGACATTCTCGTGTACGGCCCGCTTAAAGACGTGCTGGGCTTGCGCCGCACCCGGCTCGCCTACACTGCCGGAGAGGCCATCGGCCCTGAAATTTTCGATTTTTATCGCTCCCTGGGCATCAACATCAAGCAGCTCTACGGCCAGACCGAATGCATGGTTTTCATCTGCGTACAGCCTGATGGGGAAGTATTTGCCGACACGGTCGGCACGCCGGCAATCGATGTCGAAATCAAGATCGATGACAATGGCGAAATCATGTATCGCAGCCCGGGCGTGTTTCAGTCTTACTATAAAAACCCGGAATCAACCGCGAGTACCAAGACCGAGGATGGCTGGGTGCATACCGGTGATGCGGGATTCTTCGATGACGACAATGGTCACCTGAAAATTATCGACCGCGCCAAAGACGTCGGCAAGCTCAACGATGGTACCCTGTTTGCTCCGAAATATATCGAAAACAAGCTCAAGTTCTTTTCCTTTATCAAGGAAGCGGTGGTCTACGGGAACGAGCGTGACTTCAGCACCGCGTTTATCAATATCGATCTCGATGCCGTCGGCAACTGGGCCGAACGGCGCAACATGGCCTACTCCGGATACATCGACCTTGCCGGGCAGGATGACGTCTACCAGCTAATCAAGGAGTGCATCGACAAGGTAAACCGGGACCTGTCGCAGGATAGCCGTCTCGGCAATTCGCAAATTCGGCGTTTCCTGATCCTGCATAAAGAGCTCGATGCCGACGACGGCGAATTGACCCGTACCCGCAAGGTACGCCGCAACTTTGTTGGCGATCGTTACGATATCCTGGTCGATGCGCTTTACTCGGACCGCCAGCAATGCCATGTCGAAACCCAGGTCACTTTCGAGGATGGGCGCACCGGGATGCTGGAAGCCGATATCAAGATTTGGGATGCCGCGGTTTTTCCGGTTAGAACCCTGGCCCAGGACGCTGCCGCATGA
- a CDS encoding ABC transporter ATP-binding protein, with the protein MNERNIGDEILRVENISLSFGIMKVLDDISFDIRQGEIRSIIGPNGAGKSSMLNVINGFYHPQQGSITFKGNTRKQMAPHVAATQGIARTFQNIALFKGMSTLDNIMTGRNLKMKTNLFWQALHIGPARIEELEHREAAERIIDFLDIQAIRKKPVGKLPYGLQKRVELGRALAAEPDLLLLDEPMAGMNSEEKEDMCRFVLDVNSEFGTTIALIEHDMGVVMDLSDRVLVLDYGKQLADGLPDEVRNNQTVIDAYLGIPHEQA; encoded by the coding sequence ATGAATGAGCGCAATATCGGTGACGAAATTCTCCGGGTCGAGAATATAAGCCTCTCCTTCGGGATCATGAAGGTCCTGGACGACATCAGCTTTGACATCAGGCAGGGCGAGATTCGCTCGATTATCGGCCCCAACGGTGCCGGCAAGAGCTCGATGCTTAACGTCATCAACGGCTTTTATCATCCCCAGCAGGGATCGATTACCTTCAAGGGTAATACGCGCAAGCAGATGGCCCCGCACGTCGCGGCGACCCAGGGCATCGCGCGTACCTTTCAGAATATCGCATTGTTCAAGGGTATGAGCACGCTCGACAACATAATGACCGGGCGCAATCTGAAAATGAAAACCAACCTGTTCTGGCAAGCGCTGCATATCGGCCCGGCACGCATTGAGGAACTCGAACACCGCGAGGCAGCCGAACGTATCATCGACTTTCTCGACATCCAGGCGATTCGCAAGAAACCGGTGGGCAAACTGCCTTACGGGCTGCAAAAGCGCGTCGAGCTGGGGCGCGCGCTCGCCGCCGAACCCGATCTGCTGTTGCTCGACGAACCCATGGCGGGGATGAACAGCGAAGAAAAGGAAGACATGTGCCGTTTCGTGCTCGATGTTAATTCGGAGTTCGGCACCACGATCGCATTAATCGAACACGATATGGGTGTCGTCATGGATTTATCCGACCGTGTGCTGGTGCTCGATTACGGCAAGCAACTCGCCGATGGCCTGCCTGACGAAGTCCGCAATAACCAGACTGTCATCGATGCCTACCTCGGAATTCCACATGAACAGGCTTAA
- a CDS encoding ABC transporter substrate-binding protein has protein sequence MRNLAKNLVVGLFSLPLIMGVASAYELTIPTFDYRTGPYGPNGIPFANGYSEYFMMLNERDGGINGTRINLVPCETGYNTKRGVECYENVKNEGESGALVIQPLSTGITYQIIPKASVDKIPIFSMGYGRTSAANGKIFPWVFNFPATYWSQATVFVQYIAEKEGGMDKLKGKKIALVYHNSAYGKEPIRTLESAAKKFGFEFMQLPVDHPGQEQKATWLQIRKERPDWVLMWGWGVMNQVAIKEAASIRYPMDHFIGVWWSGSENDVLPAGDGAHGYLSGAFHQPGDNFPAHDDIKKYVYDKGKGLGDRDRIGEVLYNRGLVAAMWTSEAIRKAMEIHGTNKVKGVHVRDGFEALDVDEARLKELGLPGFTIPVKISCENHEGPAKGALQQWDAKAKKWSLVTDFYNSLHDITGPLIAEDSSQYAKENNVVPRICG, from the coding sequence ATGAGAAATCTAGCTAAAAACCTGGTGGTCGGTCTTTTTTCGCTACCGCTAATTATGGGGGTGGCCAGTGCCTACGAATTGACAATTCCGACATTTGACTACCGCACCGGTCCGTACGGACCCAATGGAATCCCGTTCGCCAATGGCTACAGCGAGTATTTCATGATGCTCAACGAACGCGACGGTGGCATCAACGGCACCAGGATAAACCTGGTTCCTTGCGAAACCGGCTATAACACCAAGCGCGGTGTCGAGTGTTACGAAAATGTCAAGAACGAGGGCGAATCGGGCGCATTGGTCATTCAACCGCTGTCAACCGGGATTACCTACCAGATAATCCCCAAAGCCAGCGTCGACAAAATTCCGATTTTTTCGATGGGCTACGGCCGCACCTCGGCCGCAAACGGTAAGATCTTCCCGTGGGTGTTCAACTTTCCGGCTACTTATTGGAGCCAGGCGACCGTATTCGTACAGTACATAGCCGAAAAGGAAGGAGGTATGGATAAACTGAAGGGCAAGAAAATTGCGCTGGTTTACCACAACTCTGCTTACGGCAAGGAACCGATTCGTACGCTTGAGAGCGCGGCCAAGAAGTTCGGTTTCGAATTCATGCAGTTACCGGTCGATCACCCTGGCCAGGAGCAGAAAGCAACCTGGCTACAAATCCGTAAGGAACGTCCTGACTGGGTATTGATGTGGGGCTGGGGTGTCATGAACCAGGTCGCGATCAAGGAAGCCGCATCGATTCGCTACCCGATGGATCATTTTATCGGCGTCTGGTGGTCAGGTTCTGAAAACGATGTACTACCTGCCGGGGATGGCGCTCATGGTTATCTCTCGGGTGCCTTTCACCAACCCGGCGATAACTTCCCTGCACACGACGACATCAAGAAGTATGTCTACGACAAGGGAAAAGGTCTGGGAGATCGTGATCGTATCGGTGAAGTGCTCTACAATCGCGGCCTGGTCGCAGCAATGTGGACTTCCGAGGCAATTCGTAAGGCGATGGAAATTCATGGCACCAACAAGGTCAAGGGCGTGCATGTGCGTGATGGCTTTGAAGCGCTCGATGTCGATGAAGCGCGCCTGAAAGAACTGGGGCTGCCTGGATTCACGATTCCGGTTAAGATCAGCTGTGAAAACCATGAAGGCCCTGCCAAAGGTGCGTTACAGCAATGGGATGCCAAAGCCAAGAAATGGAGTCTGGTGACCGACTTTTACAATTCGTTGCACGACATTACCGGCCCGCTAATTGCCGAAGATTCATCGCAGTACGCGAAAGAAAATAACGTGGTTCCGCGTATCTGTGGCTAG
- a CDS encoding ABC transporter ATP-binding protein, with protein MLSVNNIEVIYDHVILVLKGVSLEVPEQGIVALLGANGAGKTTTLKAVSNLLRAERGDITKGSIEFQGERIDALTPAELVQQGVIQVMEGRHCFEHLTVEENLLTGAYTRRDGNVAIQQDLELVYSYFPRLKNRSRAQAGYTSGGEQQMIAIGRALMSRPKMILLDEPSMGLAPQLVEEIFENVERLNKDEGVTFLLAEQNTNIALRYADHGYILENGRVVLDGTAAELRENTDVKEFYLGISEGERISFRDVKHYRRRKRWLT; from the coding sequence ATGTTATCGGTTAACAACATCGAGGTCATTTACGACCATGTCATCCTGGTATTGAAAGGCGTTTCTCTTGAGGTTCCCGAGCAGGGCATCGTCGCCCTGCTCGGCGCCAATGGCGCGGGTAAGACCACCACGCTGAAAGCGGTTTCCAACTTGCTACGCGCCGAACGCGGCGATATCACCAAGGGCAGTATCGAGTTCCAGGGTGAGCGCATCGATGCGCTCACCCCGGCCGAACTGGTACAACAGGGTGTTATACAGGTCATGGAAGGACGCCATTGTTTCGAACACCTCACGGTCGAGGAAAACTTGCTTACCGGGGCTTATACTCGCCGCGACGGCAATGTTGCGATCCAGCAAGATCTCGAACTGGTATACAGCTATTTCCCGCGCCTGAAAAATCGCAGCCGGGCCCAGGCCGGTTATACTTCTGGTGGCGAGCAGCAAATGATTGCCATCGGCCGCGCGCTGATGTCTCGCCCAAAAATGATTCTGCTCGATGAACCATCGATGGGGCTGGCACCTCAACTGGTAGAAGAAATTTTCGAAAATGTCGAACGCCTGAATAAAGACGAAGGCGTTACCTTTTTACTTGCTGAGCAAAATACCAACATCGCACTACGCTACGCAGATCATGGCTATATTCTTGAAAATGGCCGCGTCGTACTCGACGGCACCGCGGCGGAACTGCGTGAAAACACCGACGTCAAGGAATTCTACCTCGGCATTAGCGAGGGTGAACGCATCAGTTTTCGCGACGTAAA
- a CDS encoding branched-chain amino acid ABC transporter permease — translation MLFFIEVALSGLMAGVMYSLVALGFVLIFKASGIFNFAQGVMALFAALTLVGLMEKFGMPIWLAIIGTIIVMIALAWAIERFMLRPLVNQEPIILFMATIGLAYVLEGAGDILWGSDVKVLDLGIPQGASDWMLDSFDIYIEKLEIFAAATAAIMVTFLAIFFQKTRIGRALRAVADDHQAALSVGISLNTIWVIVWSVAGIVALVAGIMWGSKSGVQFSLSLIALKALPVLILGGFTSVPGAIIGGMIIGVGEKVAEVYLGPIVGGAIENWFAYMLALAFLLFRPQGLFGERIIERV, via the coding sequence ATGCTATTTTTTATCGAAGTCGCACTGAGTGGACTGATGGCCGGTGTCATGTACTCGCTGGTGGCGCTCGGTTTCGTGCTGATATTCAAGGCTTCGGGGATATTCAATTTTGCCCAGGGCGTCATGGCGCTGTTCGCGGCGCTGACCCTGGTCGGGCTGATGGAAAAGTTTGGTATGCCAATTTGGCTCGCGATCATCGGAACCATCATCGTTATGATCGCGTTGGCCTGGGCGATCGAGCGCTTCATGTTGCGCCCCCTGGTTAACCAGGAGCCGATCATTCTGTTCATGGCGACGATTGGGCTCGCCTACGTGCTCGAAGGCGCAGGTGATATTTTGTGGGGATCGGATGTCAAGGTCCTGGATCTCGGCATCCCGCAGGGCGCATCGGACTGGATGCTCGATAGCTTTGATATTTACATCGAGAAGCTGGAAATATTTGCTGCCGCCACGGCCGCGATCATGGTGACTTTCCTGGCGATATTTTTCCAGAAGACGCGCATCGGACGGGCACTGCGCGCGGTTGCCGACGACCACCAGGCCGCGCTTTCGGTTGGTATTTCGCTGAACACCATCTGGGTCATCGTATGGTCGGTCGCGGGCATAGTCGCGCTCGTCGCCGGCATCATGTGGGGTTCCAAATCCGGCGTGCAGTTCTCGCTGTCGTTAATCGCCCTGAAAGCACTGCCGGTCCTGATCCTCGGTGGATTTACCTCGGTGCCGGGCGCAATCATCGGCGGCATGATTATAGGGGTTGGTGAAAAAGTGGCGGAAGTTTACCTCGGGCCGATAGTCGGCGGCGCGATCGAAAACTGGTTCGCCTACATGCTGGCATTGGCGTTCCTGTTGTTTAGACCGCAGGGTTTGTTCGGCGAACGCATTATTGAGCGAGTGTAA
- a CDS encoding branched-chain amino acid ABC transporter permease, which yields MIYRETGQFKANYQDDQALFPIAQDRYVIFATLFVVFAVIPFLLNQYWLNAILLPFLIYALAALGLNILTGYCGQLSLGTGAFMAVGAFSVFKLMTVVPELGFIPLVILSGLITAAVGTLFGLPSLRIKGFYLAVATLAAQFFLIWLFNKVGWFFNYNATGMITSPPMTLFGVIVTGPSADPVAKYYLVAGFVAVFALLAKNIVRGRIGRNWMAIRDMDIAAELIGVRPLIAKLSAFAVSSFYIGMAGALYFAVWLGSAEPTEAFDINQSFLVLFMIIIGGLGSVLGSFLGAAFLVMMPILLKNIMVDGFGADSALAAHIEIIIVGVLIIGFLIVEPHGLARLWRIAKEKMRLWPFPY from the coding sequence ATGATTTATCGGGAAACCGGTCAGTTTAAAGCAAATTACCAGGACGACCAGGCGCTGTTCCCGATCGCCCAGGATCGTTACGTCATCTTCGCGACGCTGTTTGTAGTATTTGCGGTGATTCCATTCTTGCTGAACCAGTATTGGTTGAATGCCATTCTGTTGCCGTTCCTGATCTATGCACTGGCGGCTCTCGGCCTCAACATTCTGACAGGATATTGTGGCCAGCTGTCACTCGGAACCGGGGCGTTCATGGCAGTAGGCGCCTTTTCAGTTTTCAAACTGATGACCGTCGTTCCCGAACTCGGATTTATTCCGCTGGTGATTCTATCGGGCCTGATAACTGCAGCGGTTGGTACCCTGTTTGGTCTGCCCTCGCTGCGCATCAAGGGATTTTATCTCGCGGTCGCGACGCTGGCTGCACAGTTCTTCCTGATCTGGCTGTTTAACAAGGTAGGATGGTTTTTCAACTACAACGCGACGGGGATGATTACCTCGCCACCAATGACACTATTCGGGGTGATCGTGACCGGACCTTCGGCTGACCCGGTTGCCAAGTATTACCTGGTAGCCGGATTCGTTGCTGTGTTTGCACTGCTTGCGAAAAATATCGTGCGCGGGCGAATCGGTCGCAACTGGATGGCGATTCGCGATATGGATATCGCCGCCGAACTGATCGGTGTGCGTCCCTTAATCGCGAAGTTATCGGCGTTCGCCGTGTCATCTTTTTACATCGGTATGGCGGGCGCGCTATATTTTGCTGTTTGGCTCGGTTCCGCCGAACCGACCGAAGCCTTCGACATCAATCAATCGTTCCTGGTGCTGTTTATGATAATCATCGGTGGGCTGGGTTCGGTGCTTGGATCGTTTCTGGGTGCCGCATTCCTGGTTATGATGCCGATATTACTTAAGAATATTATGGTCGACGGCTTTGGTGCCGATAGTGCGCTGGCCGCACACATTGAAATTATCATCGTCGGCGTGCTGATAATTGGATTTTTGATTGTCGAACCCCATGGGCTGGCGCGCCTGTGGCGGATCGCCAAGGAAAAAATGCGCCTATGGCCATTCCCTTATTAA